A DNA window from Thermococcus sp. 4557 contains the following coding sequences:
- a CDS encoding GNAT family N-acetyltransferase, whose amino-acid sequence MEPLIREAKPEDKPFIEEIARLTWGGEDYLARVFDEWLEDGNFYVLELDGKVIGTAKMTFLPRKVGWMEGLRVHPDYRGRGYGRKLHNFLLELGEKLAREGRIEALEFATYFLSRESIAMAKRDGFSITAKFFNLGAKVSTFEPEEPAMIEPSLEDLTLGVIPAGLKFLRRSHESLEWLKAKAEFYDFNGFRFLVPKGEATFTPLDVGLATLKATLPGMAWVARERGWEEFEVMLPSGVKPLLPGLKRLGLFLWEETEEPNVLVFRKKLV is encoded by the coding sequence ATGGAACCGCTCATCCGCGAGGCTAAACCGGAAGATAAACCCTTCATCGAGGAAATAGCGAGGCTCACCTGGGGCGGCGAGGACTACCTCGCGAGGGTCTTCGACGAGTGGCTTGAAGATGGAAACTTCTACGTGCTTGAGCTGGACGGAAAGGTCATAGGCACTGCGAAGATGACTTTTCTCCCCAGGAAGGTCGGCTGGATGGAAGGCCTCAGGGTTCACCCGGACTACAGGGGCAGGGGCTACGGGAGAAAGCTCCACAACTTTCTGCTCGAACTGGGGGAGAAGCTCGCTAGGGAAGGCAGAATCGAGGCCCTTGAGTTTGCGACCTACTTCCTCAGCCGCGAGAGCATAGCCATGGCAAAGAGAGACGGCTTCTCGATAACCGCGAAGTTCTTCAACCTGGGGGCGAAAGTTTCCACCTTCGAGCCCGAGGAGCCAGCGATGATAGAGCCCAGCCTGGAAGACCTGACCCTCGGCGTAATTCCCGCCGGATTGAAGTTTCTCCGCAGGAGTCATGAGAGCCTCGAATGGCTGAAGGCGAAGGCCGAATTCTACGACTTCAACGGCTTCCGCTTCCTCGTTCCGAAGGGAGAGGCAACGTTCACGCCCCTCGACGTTGGACTGGCAACGCTTAAGGCCACGCTCCCGGGAATGGCCTGGGTTGCTCGCGAGAGGGGATGGGAGGAGTTCGAGGTAATGCTCCCGAGCGGTGTTAAGCCCCTCCTACCGGGACTGAAGAGGCTCGGTCTCTTCCTCTGGGAGGAGACTGAGGAGCCTAACGTTTTAGTGTTCAGGAAAAAGCTGGTGTAG
- a CDS encoding MFS transporter: protein MKRTLYRLHMLTSSLRIAGDAIESVALPWSLLDTTGSLLSIGGFALFTHLPWVILPPILGRTLDRTAKKVRLAFLALILQALLAVLIIPLSSNVPAFYLIVSGISALDILHRYYGLSLVASMTLDESELQGLNAALATVGNGVSLVAFPLAGFLAYRFGIRAMFLDAVLLLMGALTLLPYLNVEVKREGTEAAREEKRLQISRRLVVGVLASVLLFNFAIGSFRIFVFASLRELAKGKVLYGLLQGLTTVGSLVAVAGLTYLARKRLAGLKRPLILGMLLQSTALLIAGVPAVVALFPAVFLLGFGGELLNVSFNSLMQKFIPLESLGTVRGIFDALATLVIPLSQLVFAWLVEKGVKTLCLTPVAFLIGALAVGLFAITTRGLPSG, encoded by the coding sequence ATGAAGCGAACCCTCTACCGCCTGCATATGCTCACATCGTCCCTCAGAATAGCGGGGGATGCAATCGAGAGCGTCGCCCTGCCCTGGAGCCTGCTGGATACCACCGGCTCGCTACTGAGCATCGGCGGTTTTGCGCTCTTCACCCACCTGCCGTGGGTCATCCTTCCCCCAATCCTCGGGAGAACCCTCGACAGAACGGCCAAGAAAGTCAGGCTCGCTTTCCTCGCGCTCATCCTTCAGGCCCTGCTAGCGGTTCTCATAATCCCGCTCTCCTCGAACGTCCCGGCCTTCTACCTCATCGTTTCGGGCATCTCCGCCCTGGACATACTCCACCGCTACTACGGGCTTTCGCTGGTAGCCTCAATGACCCTTGACGAGAGTGAGCTTCAGGGACTGAACGCGGCGCTGGCAACTGTAGGGAACGGTGTCTCACTCGTGGCGTTTCCGCTGGCGGGGTTCTTGGCGTATCGCTTCGGAATAAGGGCAATGTTCCTCGACGCGGTTCTCCTTCTCATGGGGGCCCTCACCCTCCTTCCCTACCTGAACGTCGAGGTGAAGCGCGAAGGGACAGAGGCGGCAAGGGAAGAGAAACGGCTACAAATCAGCCGTCGGCTCGTGGTTGGAGTACTCGCCTCGGTGCTGCTCTTCAACTTCGCCATCGGCTCCTTCAGGATATTCGTCTTTGCCTCCCTGAGGGAACTCGCAAAAGGTAAGGTTCTATACGGTCTCCTCCAGGGACTCACGACGGTCGGAAGCCTCGTGGCAGTCGCGGGGCTGACCTACCTGGCCCGGAAGAGGCTGGCCGGACTAAAACGGCCGCTGATCCTCGGAATGCTACTCCAGAGCACCGCACTCCTCATTGCCGGCGTCCCCGCGGTGGTAGCGCTGTTCCCGGCGGTTTTCCTCCTTGGCTTCGGCGGGGAGCTCCTCAACGTTTCATTCAACAGCCTGATGCAGAAGTTCATCCCCCTGGAGAGCCTTGGAACTGTCAGGGGTATCTTTGACGCCCTCGCGACGCTGGTGATTCCGCTGTCGCAACTGGTTTTTGCGTGGCTGGTCGAGAAAGGTGTAAAAACGTTATGCCTGACTCCGGTGGCGTTTCTTATCGGGGCTCTCGCAGTGGGGCTCTTTGCCATCACCACGAGAGGCCTTCCGTCAGGTTGA
- a CDS encoding class I SAM-dependent methyltransferase, whose protein sequence is MGKWDFDNWAESYDEDVTAEDWIHRDYLTVLKLVAERARGLVVDIGCGAGNILGFLNCEGYIGVEPSTGMRGKFLGKHGFEPLNGHFLALPLPDGSVDTVITTYAFHHVPDEEKEDAIREMLRVLKPGGRIIIADVMFESEEEKRRIGEMDGITEEIEDEYFATVDGLKEISARLGLECRFERVNRYVWIVEMVTSGRKD, encoded by the coding sequence ATGGGAAAGTGGGACTTTGACAACTGGGCGGAGAGCTACGACGAGGACGTAACAGCGGAGGACTGGATACACAGAGATTACTTGACTGTTCTCAAGCTCGTTGCGGAGAGGGCTAGGGGCCTTGTTGTGGACATTGGCTGTGGCGCCGGAAACATCTTGGGCTTTCTCAACTGTGAGGGGTACATAGGCGTTGAGCCATCCACTGGTATGAGAGGGAAGTTTTTAGGAAAACACGGCTTTGAGCCGCTCAACGGCCACTTCTTGGCCCTTCCTCTGCCGGACGGATCAGTAGACACCGTAATAACGACTTACGCCTTCCACCACGTGCCGGATGAGGAGAAGGAGGACGCAATAAGGGAAATGCTCCGGGTTCTGAAACCTGGCGGGAGAATCATAATAGCGGATGTGATGTTCGAGTCGGAGGAGGAAAAAAGGCGCATCGGCGAGATGGACGGCATAACCGAGGAGATAGAGGACGAGTACTTTGCCACGGTTGATGGGCTGAAGGAAATCTCCGCAAGGCTGGGGCTGGAGTGCCGGTTCGAGAGGGTGAACCGCTACGTCTGGATTGTTGAAATGGTCACCTCTGGCCGGAAAGACTAA
- a CDS encoding winged helix-turn-helix domain-containing protein, which produces MADEELAREVHELRKALEELRESFAIVSQMAQAYLRLINIYAQYGGLSVDLVVPEVRSDPIAREIVRILFDLKRANVSQIARELKGRRGKASRNTVRAKLAELREMGIVVEAHGERGKVYALSKRVVKKWLEMIGMPIRLDQTNDY; this is translated from the coding sequence ATGGCCGACGAGGAGCTTGCCAGGGAAGTTCATGAGCTCAGAAAAGCCCTTGAGGAGCTCAGGGAGAGCTTCGCCATTGTTTCTCAGATGGCGCAGGCCTACCTTAGGCTCATCAACATATACGCCCAGTACGGCGGGCTCAGCGTGGACCTCGTCGTCCCTGAGGTCAGGAGCGACCCGATAGCGCGGGAAATAGTCCGGATTCTCTTCGACCTGAAGAGGGCCAACGTGAGCCAGATAGCGCGGGAGCTGAAGGGGAGGCGCGGAAAGGCCTCGCGGAACACCGTTAGGGCCAAGCTGGCCGAGCTGAGGGAAATGGGCATCGTTGTCGAGGCCCACGGCGAGAGGGGGAAGGTCTACGCCCTTTCCAAGAGAGTGGTCAAAAAGTGGCTCGAAATGATCGGAATGCCGATTAGGCTTGACCAGACTAATGATTATTGA